In the genome of Gloeotrichia echinulata CP02, one region contains:
- a CDS encoding murein transglycosylase A → MMRKTLALLSLSLGIVFVNTLWSAVAQVPNLPSPIPTNPETPQAAPPSNPEVSPPLKPIDLGSDCTPRQACLGWDEQLWGRRGKRGDRQALLTSIDNSLKYLSRDAAIAAYQQYPIKEITLDRVRRSLLRFRQLVVQSRSPAQLQAAVRREFVFYKSVGNDDKGTVKYTAYYEPIYTASRVKTAEYKYPLYRLPSDFDQWAKPHPKRIDLEGQDGLLGDKSQLRGLELFWFRDRLDAYMVHIQGSAQIQLTDGKKTSVGFAGGTDYPWTSIGRELAKDGKLPASKLSLPGVISYFQQNPLELNNYLPRWERFVFFKETDGGLPHGSINVPVTAERSIATDKSLMPPGALALVYTSLPYPTRGRKLEYRKVSRFVLDQDTGSAIKGPGRVDYFMGTGQLAGDRAGVTGGNGSLYYLLLKE, encoded by the coding sequence ATGATGAGAAAAACCCTTGCTTTGCTTTCCTTGAGTCTAGGAATTGTCTTTGTAAACACACTTTGGTCTGCTGTTGCTCAAGTTCCTAATTTACCCTCACCGATACCAACCAATCCTGAGACACCGCAAGCAGCACCCCCAAGCAATCCTGAGGTGTCACCACCGCTCAAACCAATCGACTTAGGAAGCGATTGTACCCCCCGTCAGGCTTGCTTAGGTTGGGATGAGCAACTTTGGGGTCGCAGGGGTAAACGGGGCGATCGCCAAGCATTATTGACATCAATTGATAACAGTTTAAAATACCTGTCAAGAGATGCTGCGATCGCCGCCTATCAACAATATCCTATCAAGGAAATTACCCTCGATCGCGTGCGTCGTAGTTTGCTGCGCTTTCGTCAGTTAGTTGTTCAATCCAGGTCTCCAGCACAATTACAAGCTGCTGTGCGTCGAGAGTTTGTTTTTTATAAGTCCGTGGGTAACGACGACAAGGGGACTGTTAAATACACCGCATATTATGAGCCTATTTACACAGCTAGCCGGGTAAAAACTGCAGAATATAAATATCCCCTTTATCGGCTACCGTCCGACTTTGATCAATGGGCTAAACCCCACCCAAAACGGATTGATTTGGAAGGACAAGATGGTTTACTAGGGGATAAAAGCCAGCTGCGCGGTTTAGAACTGTTTTGGTTCCGGGATCGCCTAGATGCATACATGGTACACATCCAAGGTTCTGCCCAAATTCAGTTAACTGATGGCAAGAAAACCTCTGTAGGCTTCGCAGGTGGAACTGATTACCCTTGGACTAGTATCGGCAGAGAATTAGCGAAAGACGGCAAACTCCCAGCTAGTAAATTAAGTCTACCAGGTGTAATCAGTTATTTCCAGCAAAATCCCCTGGAATTAAATAATTATTTACCCCGCTGGGAGAGGTTTGTTTTCTTCAAAGAGACGGACGGGGGATTACCACATGGGAGTATTAATGTACCCGTCACAGCAGAGCGTTCCATCGCTACAGATAAGTCTCTCATGCCTCCGGGAGCGCTAGCGCTGGTTTACACCTCACTTCCCTATCCCACCCGTGGTCGCAAGTTGGAGTATCGCAAAGTCAGCCGCTTCGTGCTAGATCAGGATACAGGTAGCGCCATCAAAGGACCAGGACGGGTAGATTATTTCATGGGAACTGGTCAACTCGCAGGCGATCGCGCTGGCGTTACAGGCGGTAATGGTTCACTATATTACTTACTGCTCAAAGAATAG
- a CDS encoding DUF3365 domain-containing protein, which yields MLNNLKIGTKFNLLLILVFIISIIGSGIALSTVFEQKAQNEVTTKAQILIKTMNSVRKYTSNHVNNLLASRLETEPAFIPETVPAYSATEVFENFRKNEEYQNFLYKEATLNPTNLRDKADGFETKIVDRLRKNPKLQEISDFRTLPEGKVFYIARPLAVTEESCLRCHSTPDKAPKSQLTTYGSNNGFGWKLNEIVAAQMISVPYEEVFNNAQRTWSLVMGLLIAIFTIIIIVINFLIKKGVIARIKKIEKIAQKVSTGDMTADFEENSHDEIGGLAAAFNRMKYSLTIAMDMLNQQGQ from the coding sequence ATGTTGAACAACTTAAAAATTGGTACTAAGTTTAACTTGCTTTTGATCCTAGTCTTCATTATTAGCATTATTGGCAGCGGTATTGCCTTATCAACTGTATTTGAGCAGAAAGCGCAAAATGAAGTGACTACTAAGGCGCAGATTCTGATTAAAACGATGAACTCGGTAAGAAAATATACAAGCAATCATGTTAATAACCTACTAGCATCTAGACTAGAAACAGAACCCGCATTCATCCCAGAAACAGTACCAGCTTATTCTGCCACAGAGGTGTTTGAAAATTTCCGCAAGAACGAAGAATACCAAAATTTTCTTTATAAAGAAGCAACACTGAATCCAACTAATTTACGAGACAAAGCTGATGGTTTTGAAACTAAAATTGTGGATCGCCTCCGCAAGAATCCCAAGCTTCAAGAAATCTCAGACTTTCGCACCTTACCCGAAGGGAAAGTCTTTTATATTGCGCGACCACTGGCTGTAACAGAAGAAAGTTGTCTCCGCTGCCATTCTACACCAGATAAAGCTCCTAAGAGTCAGCTGACAACTTATGGCTCTAACAATGGTTTTGGGTGGAAACTCAATGAAATTGTTGCAGCTCAAATGATATCTGTTCCTTATGAAGAAGTTTTTAATAATGCTCAACGTACTTGGTCGTTAGTTATGGGGCTATTAATTGCGATTTTTACTATCATCATTATTGTAATTAATTTCTTAATCAAAAAAGGTGTAATTGCGCGTATTAAAAAAATAGAAAAAATCGCTCAAAAAGTTAGCACTGGAGATATGACTGCTGATTTTGAAGAAAATTCTCATGATGAAATTGGCGGTTTGGCAGCAGCATTTAATCGGATGAAATATAGTTTAACAATAGCTATGGATATGCTGAATCAGCAAGGTCAGTAA
- a CDS encoding PhnD/SsuA/transferrin family substrate-binding protein encodes MSGKFSRRFVLSQMLFLTIGACQSTPEFDGLLTIGCITYGGGEEIINRYAKFNRYLAEKTKAHVRIEPVFNENKAMERLESRAWSLVFAPPGLAGIAISRYQYIPLFPLVGVNNLRSILVVRKDSPIRELKQLQNQIVALGQPGSATGYDLPLYNLYGLTLKDILSAPTPKTVMEWVAEGKAAAGAVAIAEYNLYSQQLQQTEFRIVYTDPHYVPAGVVLIGPNIERNRQEYIRKIMSELPAISAQEVGYVPNGQLPNYKYMIDVVERVRLITPQLQKKPVRLVVS; translated from the coding sequence ATGTCTGGTAAATTTTCGCGTCGCTTTGTGCTTTCACAGATGCTATTTTTGACCATTGGTGCATGTCAATCAACACCTGAGTTTGATGGACTATTAACCATTGGCTGTATCACCTATGGTGGTGGAGAAGAAATAATTAACCGATACGCTAAGTTCAATCGTTACTTAGCTGAAAAAACCAAAGCACACGTTCGGATAGAGCCTGTTTTTAATGAAAATAAAGCAATGGAGCGCCTAGAATCTCGTGCGTGGTCTTTGGTATTTGCTCCACCAGGTTTAGCAGGTATTGCTATCTCTCGCTACCAATACATTCCCTTGTTTCCTTTAGTGGGTGTAAATAATCTACGCTCTATCTTGGTGGTACGCAAAGACAGCCCGATCCGTGAATTAAAACAGCTACAGAATCAAATAGTTGCTTTGGGTCAACCAGGTTCAGCCACAGGATATGACTTGCCCCTTTACAATCTTTATGGTCTTACACTGAAAGATATATTGTCTGCACCTACGCCAAAAACAGTGATGGAATGGGTAGCTGAAGGAAAAGCGGCAGCTGGTGCCGTGGCGATCGCAGAATATAATCTTTACAGTCAACAATTACAACAGACGGAATTTCGTATAGTCTACACAGACCCGCACTACGTTCCCGCTGGTGTGGTTTTAATAGGACCGAATATAGAACGCAATCGCCAAGAGTATATCCGCAAAATCATGAGTGAATTACCTGCAATTTCCGCTCAAGAAGTAGGGTATGTACCAAATGGACAATTACCAAATTACAAATATATGATAGACGTAGTTGAGCGAGTCAGATTGATTACTCCCCAACTGCAAAAGAAGCCCGTGCGGCTGGTTGTGAGCTAA
- a CDS encoding serine/threonine-protein kinase — protein sequence MLGRILVGRYQILQVLGGGGFGQTYIALDTHRPGSPKCVVKHLKPFTHNPEFLATARRLFTIEAATLEKLGHHDQIPRLLAYFEDNHEFFLVQEFIQGYSLKAEFLPGQRWTEDQVIQLLQQILGILEFFHSYQVIHRDIKPDNIIRRQEDSKLVLIDFGAVKQIQTQMLTGTTLGETTIAIGTPGYMSTEQGQGKPRPNSDIYSLGIIGIQALTGLHPKQLQEDPNTGEIFWEHQAQVSPWLATVLSKMVLYHFKERYQSARLVLQDLQQFDTQIEYQAIQPPSSVIHSSPTSQSEQNTIRNSTKSSIPAVLSPEQYTNLERILLELVGPLAPTLLRKITASASSYQDVIDNLTLHLAGHQKNEFQEKSRLLLRQTTGQTKPTSDSIPRNAPPGISDSFVRQCERELTNLIGPIASFLVQKAIKTSGSTTQAEFVKILASKIPDPQKALQFQQRLLS from the coding sequence ATGTTAGGAAGGATACTAGTTGGACGTTACCAAATCCTCCAAGTCTTAGGTGGAGGAGGATTTGGTCAAACTTACATTGCTCTTGACACCCACCGACCAGGTTCCCCTAAGTGCGTTGTCAAGCACCTCAAGCCCTTTACCCATAATCCCGAATTCCTCGCAACCGCTAGAAGGCTATTCACCATTGAGGCCGCAACTCTCGAAAAACTGGGTCATCATGACCAGATTCCTCGACTGTTAGCCTATTTTGAAGATAACCATGAGTTCTTCTTGGTACAGGAGTTCATTCAAGGATATTCGCTAAAAGCTGAATTCCTACCTGGTCAACGCTGGACAGAAGACCAAGTGATTCAACTTCTACAACAGATCTTGGGTATTCTGGAATTTTTTCACAGCTATCAAGTCATCCATCGAGATATCAAACCAGACAATATCATCAGACGCCAAGAGGACAGTAAGTTAGTACTCATTGACTTTGGCGCGGTCAAGCAAATCCAAACTCAAATGCTCACAGGTACAACGCTGGGTGAGACTACCATCGCCATTGGTACCCCTGGATATATGTCTACAGAACAGGGACAAGGTAAACCCCGTCCCAACAGCGATATTTATTCTTTGGGGATTATTGGGATTCAAGCCCTGACAGGGTTGCATCCTAAACAACTTCAGGAAGACCCAAATACAGGCGAAATTTTCTGGGAACATCAGGCTCAGGTCAGCCCTTGGTTAGCTACTGTGCTATCCAAGATGGTATTATACCACTTTAAAGAACGCTACCAGTCTGCCAGACTTGTCCTCCAGGATCTTCAACAATTCGATACTCAAATTGAATATCAAGCAATTCAACCACCATCATCCGTCATCCACTCATCCCCAACTTCTCAATCTGAACAAAACACAATTAGGAATTCGACTAAAAGCTCAATTCCTGCTGTCCTGTCTCCAGAACAGTACACTAACCTCGAAAGGATTCTCTTAGAACTTGTCGGTCCGTTAGCTCCAACATTATTACGAAAAATTACAGCCTCAGCCTCCAGTTACCAAGATGTCATAGATAATTTGACACTTCACCTTGCAGGACATCAAAAAAATGAGTTTCAAGAGAAGTCAAGGTTGCTATTGCGGCAAACTACTGGACAGACTAAACCGACCTCAGACAGTATACCACGCAATGCACCTCCAGGCATCAGTGATAGCTTTGTGCGTCAATGTGAGCGAGAATTGACAAATTTAATCGGTCCAATAGCTAGTTTTCTCGTGCAAAAAGCTATCAAAACTTCTGGTTCAACGACTCAGGCTGAATTTGTGAAAATTTTAGCATCAAAAATTCCCGATCCTCAAAAAGCTCTGCAATTTCAGCAGCGCTTATTGTCTTAA
- a CDS encoding DUF5895 domain-containing protein, translated as MKASAKFDFEDEKFNAPPSQVIPWCQMINPRYGTDGIQAYGLAVKLDNAHAVGFTPDENWQQVEHEFSSGTETVFISTTPRIVIVRRGPLSVKDRETGIKLGTLKENYDAFLADKLKFKTFTRYLIYLVGENKNLLHESPLQLTLNGAAGASFSKTYCEYQQGKVVSGFVAELEKAYAGYRKQPVTPKGPLFHAHGIFSPIIDCEERGIEPNIVLVASTVDYKHPTVGTLTQYMIASDAPESAKICKTFEEHKEFGKEPLKSETPKMALAGVSGSYVYADEDEFGYPPY; from the coding sequence ATGAAAGCATCTGCTAAATTCGACTTTGAGGACGAGAAATTTAATGCACCGCCTTCTCAAGTCATCCCCTGGTGTCAGATGATTAATCCTCGATATGGCACAGACGGTATCCAAGCCTACGGATTGGCAGTTAAGCTAGATAATGCCCATGCTGTCGGCTTTACTCCCGATGAAAATTGGCAACAGGTAGAGCATGAATTTAGCTCCGGTACTGAAACTGTATTTATTAGTACAACCCCACGTATAGTTATAGTCCGTCGCGGACCGTTGTCTGTCAAAGACCGAGAAACAGGGATAAAATTGGGTACTCTCAAAGAGAATTATGATGCCTTTTTAGCAGACAAACTTAAATTTAAGACCTTCACCCGTTATCTAATATATTTAGTAGGAGAAAATAAAAACTTGTTACATGAATCACCACTGCAATTAACGCTCAATGGTGCAGCCGGAGCAAGTTTCAGCAAAACCTACTGTGAATATCAACAAGGAAAAGTTGTCAGCGGATTTGTTGCAGAACTAGAAAAAGCTTATGCAGGATACCGTAAACAACCAGTGACACCAAAAGGTCCACTATTTCACGCCCACGGCATTTTTTCGCCCATCATTGACTGTGAAGAGCGAGGCATTGAACCAAATATAGTACTGGTAGCTTCAACTGTCGATTATAAGCATCCCACAGTAGGGACATTAACACAATACATGATCGCCTCAGATGCACCAGAGTCAGCTAAAATCTGCAAAACTTTTGAAGAACACAAAGAGTTTGGCAAGGAACCATTGAAATCAGAAACCCCCAAAATGGCCTTAGCGGGGGTTTCTGGTTCTTATGTTTACGCTGATGAGGATGAGTTCGGTTATCCACCGTACTAG
- a CDS encoding type III-B CRISPR-associated protein Cas10/Cmr2, which yields MTNKIYTVISFAPVQGFIEKSRKLRDLYGSSFLLSYLSWVICTTAETKGYQVISPALIDVAQGTPNQIIIEGDFPEEDAKAALNIAWECVTETCREWIEEQIGGDSKYWRNWRRIWRLWTKYSWEFFWVQGNPGESISDVRQRLNDKKYWRGWTAINWQGESSSLSGADAIAYPGLGRISDPRQYNYQQEKTEIRSFYEQLQQRLGESFIDINEELSVPELIKRMITHEVIAEKLIERIQSSFSKNGITSENLIKQIRQLSQELNPKSFKDLRRQTSPKKSWTGWFQGDGDKAGDYLKKYGSSVLSVLNLLNNPLETLAELR from the coding sequence ATGACTAACAAAATTTACACAGTCATTAGTTTTGCTCCTGTGCAGGGATTTATCGAAAAATCGCGGAAATTACGAGATTTATATGGGAGTTCTTTTTTACTTTCTTATTTATCTTGGGTAATCTGTACTACAGCCGAAACTAAAGGTTATCAAGTTATTTCTCCGGCTTTAATTGATGTGGCTCAGGGAACGCCTAATCAAATTATTATAGAGGGAGATTTTCCAGAAGAAGATGCCAAAGCGGCTTTGAATATAGCTTGGGAATGTGTAACCGAAACCTGTCGAGAATGGATAGAAGAACAGATTGGCGGAGACTCTAAATATTGGCGAAATTGGCGAAGAATTTGGAGACTGTGGACAAAATATTCTTGGGAATTTTTTTGGGTTCAAGGAAACCCTGGTGAAAGTATTAGTGATGTTCGTCAACGTTTAAATGATAAAAAATATTGGCGCGGCTGGACTGCGATAAACTGGCAAGGAGAGAGTTCCAGCTTAAGTGGTGCAGATGCTATCGCTTATCCAGGACTGGGACGTATTTCTGACCCTCGCCAATATAATTATCAACAAGAGAAAACAGAAATCAGGAGCTTTTATGAACAACTCCAGCAGCGATTAGGAGAATCATTTATTGATATCAATGAAGAACTAAGCGTTCCAGAATTAATTAAGAGAATGATTACCCATGAGGTAATTGCTGAAAAATTAATTGAACGAATTCAGTCATCTTTCAGCAAAAATGGTATAACATCTGAGAACCTGATTAAGCAGATTAGACAACTATCCCAGGAGCTTAATCCCAAATCTTTTAAAGACTTACGCCGACAGACATCACCAAAAAAATCCTGGACTGGTTGGTTTCAAGGAGATGGAGATAAAGCAGGCGATTATCTCAAAAAATATGGCTCTTCCGTACTTAGCGTGCTGAATTTATTAAATAATCCGCTTGAAACCCTTGCAGAGCTAAGATAA
- a CDS encoding MBL fold metallo-hydrolase, giving the protein MHLTWLDSNSWLIEIGGQRILLDPWLVGSLIFSNLDWLFKGSRPQERPIPENIDLILLSQGLEDHAHPPTLQQLDKQIRVVASQNAAKVAQGLGYTAVTALAHGESFTLNNQVEIKATPGSLIGPNLVENGYILTELATGFTLYYEPHGTHSPQLQKAGPVDVVITPLIDLGIPLVGPIIKGGNSALEVVKWLQPQFILPTAAGGNVIFEGLLNKLIKAVGSIEEFRASLEKNNLATQVIDPLPGDRFEIQLEKRALAV; this is encoded by the coding sequence ATGCATTTAACTTGGTTAGACAGCAATAGTTGGCTGATTGAAATTGGCGGTCAACGGATACTACTTGACCCTTGGCTGGTTGGTTCCTTAATCTTCAGCAATTTGGATTGGCTATTTAAAGGCTCCCGACCTCAAGAACGCCCAATACCAGAGAATATTGACCTGATTTTGCTGTCTCAGGGTTTAGAAGACCATGCTCACCCTCCAACACTCCAGCAGCTTGACAAGCAAATTCGAGTTGTCGCTTCACAGAATGCGGCAAAAGTCGCACAGGGACTGGGTTATACTGCTGTCACAGCCCTAGCGCATGGTGAAAGTTTCACATTAAATAATCAAGTTGAAATTAAGGCTACTCCCGGCTCGCTCATTGGTCCCAATCTGGTGGAGAATGGTTATATTCTCACCGAATTAGCCACTGGTTTCACCCTCTACTATGAACCACACGGAACTCATTCCCCTCAACTTCAGAAAGCAGGACCAGTCGATGTAGTAATTACACCGCTGATTGACTTGGGAATACCTTTAGTCGGACCGATTATTAAAGGGGGAAACAGTGCCTTAGAAGTGGTAAAGTGGTTACAACCTCAATTTATACTCCCGACAGCAGCGGGAGGAAATGTTATATTTGAAGGATTGCTCAACAAATTGATTAAGGCTGTGGGTAGTATTGAGGAATTTCGTGCGTCACTAGAAAAGAACAATCTGGCGACACAAGTGATTGACCCATTACCAGGCGATCGCTTTGAAATACAATTAGAAAAACGAGCCTTAGCAGTTTAA
- a CDS encoding CRISPR-associated protein, with amino-acid sequence MRRVVISTIGTSLLTNQINRANPEEKDWYSHLRDTANKNLQETPENVKDIISTLKQRADAQLASAKIPQIRRASAELNGIFGIYQEDLIKGKEDYHFLIATDTAQGQTTAQIVEDFLRRQGLTNTSIYAPSGLSAASTEAFSLGIDALIVWLQENIPPFKERQYKICFNLVGSFKSLQGYLNTIGMFYADEIIYIFEGEKSDLITIPRLPISVDSSLIKPYTMQLALLNAGAGLAPDKTVGIPEAMLAEIDGKMTISTWGQLIWNQCKDDLLSGDLIAFSRLEYQDSFRADYNRVREPHKRVKLQETLATVTRLLDESNGDTAILRQHGGIQYDRYVNKGNIDHFRVTQDTRVSNTIADGKLILRRYGLEPEVNSHP; translated from the coding sequence ATGCGTAGAGTCGTTATTTCCACTATTGGCACCAGTTTACTCACCAATCAAATTAACCGCGCTAACCCAGAAGAAAAAGATTGGTATTCCCATTTGCGAGATACAGCTAACAAAAATCTCCAGGAAACTCCAGAAAATGTCAAAGATATTATTTCTACCCTCAAACAAAGAGCAGATGCACAATTAGCTAGTGCCAAAATTCCCCAAATTCGTCGCGCCAGTGCTGAATTAAATGGCATTTTTGGGATTTATCAGGAAGATTTAATTAAGGGTAAAGAAGATTATCATTTTCTCATCGCTACAGATACAGCCCAAGGTCAAACCACCGCTCAAATTGTCGAGGATTTTCTCAGACGCCAAGGGTTAACTAATACTAGTATCTATGCTCCTAGTGGGCTTTCTGCTGCTAGCACTGAAGCATTTTCTTTAGGAATTGATGCTTTAATTGTTTGGCTCCAAGAAAATATTCCCCCCTTCAAAGAACGTCAATACAAAATCTGCTTTAATTTGGTAGGGAGTTTCAAGAGTTTACAAGGGTATTTAAATACCATTGGCATGTTTTACGCCGATGAAATAATTTATATCTTTGAAGGAGAAAAATCTGACTTAATTACAATTCCACGTTTACCAATTTCTGTAGATTCTTCTTTAATTAAACCCTACACCATGCAACTAGCTTTATTAAATGCTGGTGCGGGACTTGCTCCCGATAAAACTGTAGGAATTCCCGAAGCTATGTTGGCAGAAATTGATGGTAAAATGACCATTTCTACCTGGGGACAGTTGATTTGGAACCAGTGTAAAGATGATTTGCTTTCTGGTGATTTAATTGCTTTCTCTAGATTAGAATATCAAGATAGCTTTAGGGCTGACTATAACAGAGTTAGAGAACCCCATAAACGAGTCAAATTACAGGAAACCCTAGCCACCGTGACACGTTTATTAGATGAGTCTAATGGTGATACTGCGATTTTGAGGCAACATGGAGGAATACAGTATGACCGATATGTGAATAAGGGAAATATTGACCATTTTCGGGTAACTCAAGATACGCGAGTTAGTAATACTATTGCTGACGGTAAATTGATTTTACGTCGCTATGGTTTGGAACCGGAAGTAAATAGTCATCCTTAA
- a CDS encoding transposase family protein produces the protein MTQLLNLPEVLVESSLQEGQVLILSVGKKAKSASCPHCGQNSRHLHQNQKCLVKDLPMGDFEVMLNVNRRRFKCKKCRKTFNEKLDFLGARKRYTYRYAEYIIKQVINSNVSNVARNNGLTNEEVISMRFLRT, from the coding sequence ATGACTCAACTCCTAAATTTGCCTGAAGTATTAGTAGAATCAAGCCTACAAGAGGGTCAAGTCCTAATTCTATCAGTAGGTAAAAAAGCGAAAAGTGCATCGTGCCCACACTGTGGTCAAAACTCAAGACATTTACATCAAAATCAAAAATGTTTAGTGAAAGATTTACCGATGGGGGATTTTGAAGTAATGCTGAATGTCAATAGACGAAGATTCAAGTGTAAAAAATGCCGAAAAACATTTAATGAAAAGCTAGATTTTCTAGGAGCAAGAAAGAGGTATACATACCGATATGCGGAATATATTATCAAACAAGTGATTAATAGTAATGTAAGTAATGTGGCAAGAAATAATGGACTAACTAATGAAGAAGTCATATCAATGCGGTTCTTGCGTACTTAG
- a CDS encoding alpha/beta hydrolase gives MSFVICHYSLLITHYSLLITDYSLLVTHYSLLITHYSLLITHY, from the coding sequence TTGTCATTTGTCATTTGTCATTACTCATTACTCATTACTCATTACTCATTACTCATTACTGATTACTCATTACTGGTTACTCATTACTCATTACTCATTACTCATTACTCATTACTGATTACTCATTACTGA
- a CDS encoding glycosyltransferase family 4 protein: MRVLFLHSNFPAQYRHVALTLAQNPKNQVVFGTKNREVNLPGINKAIFEPSRDAHPTTHHYVKPLENAVLHGQAVYKLSEQLKAKGFVPDVICGHSGWGPTLFVKDAFPNTPLICYFEWFYHARGSDADFDPADPLTVDDIARIRVKNSPILIDLYSCDWGLSPTLWQKTQFPQEFHNKISVLHDGVDTEYFKPKPGAKLVLPNLDLSGVDEIVTYVGRGMEPYRGFPQFIESLAYVLERRPNCHVVIVGADRVCYGKTLPDGSTYKELMLKKVPLDLSRVHFTGPLPYGEYLKVIQASSVHVYLTRPFVLSWSMIEAMSTGCLVLGSDTPSVTEIIRDGENGLLFDFFSPQKIADRIDEVLDHPQRMEEIRVNARKTVLERYALANLLPQHIQLIIDVANRALPRK; the protein is encoded by the coding sequence ATGCGAGTTCTCTTTCTTCATAGCAACTTTCCTGCTCAGTATCGCCATGTAGCCCTAACTCTGGCTCAAAATCCAAAGAACCAGGTGGTCTTTGGTACTAAGAATCGAGAGGTTAACCTACCTGGTATTAATAAAGCGATTTTTGAACCTAGTCGTGATGCTCATCCTACGACCCATCATTATGTTAAACCATTAGAGAATGCTGTTTTGCATGGACAAGCGGTATATAAGTTGAGTGAACAACTCAAAGCTAAAGGCTTTGTACCGGATGTAATTTGTGGTCATTCTGGATGGGGTCCTACTTTGTTTGTTAAGGATGCATTTCCCAATACACCGCTTATTTGTTACTTTGAATGGTTTTATCATGCTCGTGGTTCAGATGCAGATTTTGATCCAGCAGACCCTTTAACTGTTGATGATATAGCGCGTATCCGAGTAAAAAATTCACCGATATTAATTGATTTATATAGTTGCGATTGGGGTTTATCGCCAACTCTTTGGCAAAAAACACAGTTTCCGCAAGAATTCCATAACAAAATTTCGGTACTGCATGATGGGGTGGATACAGAATACTTTAAACCTAAACCAGGTGCTAAACTAGTATTACCCAATCTCGATTTGTCTGGTGTCGATGAAATTGTCACCTATGTGGGACGAGGGATGGAACCTTATCGTGGTTTTCCTCAGTTCATTGAATCCCTGGCTTATGTATTGGAGCGAAGACCAAATTGTCATGTAGTGATTGTAGGCGCTGATAGAGTATGTTACGGCAAAACTTTACCAGATGGTAGCACCTACAAAGAACTGATGCTGAAAAAAGTTCCCCTGGATTTATCGCGGGTTCACTTCACTGGACCTTTACCCTATGGGGAGTATCTCAAAGTAATTCAAGCATCATCGGTACATGTCTATTTAACCAGACCATTTGTACTTTCTTGGTCAATGATTGAAGCGATGTCTACGGGATGTTTAGTTTTGGGTTCTGATACCCCATCTGTGACGGAAATTATTCGGGATGGTGAAAATGGGTTGTTGTTTGATTTCTTCTCACCCCAAAAGATTGCTGACCGAATTGATGAAGTATTAGATCATCCTCAGCGAATGGAAGAAATTCGCGTAAATGCTCGAAAAACTGTGCTGGAGCGTTATGCTTTGGCTAATTTACTACCCCAACACATTCAATTAATTATCGATGTTGCTAATCGCGCACTACCGCGAAAATAA